In Desulfobulbus oralis, one DNA window encodes the following:
- a CDS encoding B12-binding domain-containing radical SAM protein, with the protein MRFTLIYPKWHKLGRQTEFHLPPHGPVVFAAALPDYVDVTFIDENLEAIDFDAATDFVGISMMLTVQVQRGWAIADEYRKRGVRVMFGGIATMLHAEECMAHGTVFLGEAEGRMEEVLADFRKGALKPVYNHLDQQPDIALVGTARRDLLKRDLYNYRGVQMVDLVHASRGCRFHCYPCAVAYLGGRRFRPRPIDKAIAEMAAIDNNRLFIVDNSLAQSTEWELDLFREMIPLKKKWCSHPIEDKPEVLDLAARAGAWYVYQAVFDTSDYIRERIRRYHDHGIGVEGTILLGLDNHDEDFIKRLIDFLLEIDLDLAEFTVLTPFPHTRAFDELHRQGRILTYDWSRYTADQVVYQPKHMSAERLQELLDYAWTSFYADEPQNMKMARLFARVVQKEMADHTFRPRSRRLRDQHFGRGETA; encoded by the coding sequence ATGCGTTTCACCCTGATTTACCCCAAGTGGCACAAACTGGGCCGCCAGACCGAATTCCACCTGCCGCCGCACGGCCCGGTGGTCTTTGCCGCAGCCCTGCCCGACTATGTGGATGTCACCTTTATCGACGAGAATCTGGAGGCCATCGACTTTGACGCGGCCACGGATTTTGTGGGCATCAGCATGATGCTGACCGTGCAGGTGCAGCGGGGCTGGGCCATTGCCGACGAGTACCGGAAGCGCGGGGTCAGGGTCATGTTCGGCGGCATTGCCACCATGCTGCACGCGGAAGAGTGCATGGCGCACGGCACGGTTTTTCTGGGCGAGGCCGAGGGCCGCATGGAAGAGGTGCTGGCCGATTTCAGAAAAGGCGCGCTCAAGCCGGTGTACAACCATCTCGACCAGCAGCCTGACATCGCCCTCGTGGGCACGGCCCGGCGCGACCTTTTGAAGCGTGACCTCTACAATTACCGCGGCGTGCAGATGGTGGATCTGGTGCACGCCTCCCGCGGCTGCCGCTTTCACTGCTATCCCTGCGCCGTGGCCTATCTGGGCGGCCGCAGATTCCGGCCCCGGCCCATTGACAAGGCCATTGCCGAAATGGCGGCCATCGACAACAACAGGCTCTTCATCGTGGACAATTCCCTGGCGCAGAGCACGGAATGGGAACTGGATCTGTTCCGCGAGATGATTCCGCTCAAGAAAAAGTGGTGCTCCCACCCGATCGAGGACAAGCCCGAGGTGCTGGATCTGGCGGCGCGGGCCGGGGCCTGGTACGTGTATCAGGCGGTCTTCGACACCTCGGACTACATCAGGGAGCGGATCAGGCGCTACCACGACCATGGCATCGGCGTGGAGGGCACGATTCTTCTGGGTCTGGACAACCACGACGAGGATTTCATCAAGCGGCTGATCGATTTTCTTCTGGAAATCGATCTTGATCTGGCTGAATTCACGGTACTCACGCCTTTTCCACACACCAGGGCCTTTGACGAACTGCACCGGCAGGGGCGCATTCTGACCTATGACTGGAGTCGCTACACGGCAGACCAGGTGGTGTATCAGCCGAAGCACATGAGCGCGGAGCGCCTGCAGGAGCTGCTGGATTACGCCTGGACCAGCTTTTACGCCGACGAGCCGCAGAACATGAAGATGGCCAGGCTCTTTGCCCGCGTGGTTCAGAAGGAAATGGCCGATCATACCTTCCGGCCCAGGAGCCGGAGACTGCGCGACCAGCATTTCG
- a CDS encoding beta-ketoacyl synthase N-terminal-like domain-containing protein codes for MRVRVIGLGLISALGDGPRASEAALRAGRPHLGRVRLFPLARGASLPVGEADFPDDAANPLPRCHQLALHAARQALAGSGPAPDAVVLGTTTGGMLTTERFLAAHEARPGANPYHSLHTVTAAVAELAGCRGPALTVSTACSSGALALALALRLLRSGRARRVLAGGVDSLCRLTYFGFHALQLVDADRPKPFDRRRGGMAVAEGAAFLLLTSGREGRSLAELAGAGLSCDAFHETRPHPEGEGALAAMQDALDDAGLQPEAIDYISLHGTATVDNDRAEARALHRLLGPLVQGPPLASIKGACGHSLAAAGALSAAVGALALQHGFVPANTGFAEADPELAFVPQIGAEPRRLRAALVNAFGFGGNNGALVLTAPEAFPPRPADRPGLPLTIRAVACLSGAGDLNASLARLDSGRGCAGLVDEKSAFMNLPPRQIRRLKRLARLGLALSLAARPAAARTQEAAVFFGTGWGALSETADFLGKLQASQQQFASPTDFVGSVHNAPASQIALLLGARGPNITTSGGSRSFAEAAFAATLLAGRHEGWALLAGADEYHAQWSPMLDAGIDSKAGAEGGGALWLGHAGDDALALLRHCELYGDSSALPALLADLGGAAAVQNRVGLILADTPDMAAEAQLAELKALLPIVPVWAFREHLGRFASAAALAAALAVAFLHRGHAPALTTGSAQNLPLAGRSALLVGLGHTLSAMEFARP; via the coding sequence ATGCGAGTCCGCGTGATCGGCCTGGGCCTGATCAGCGCGCTGGGCGATGGCCCCAGGGCGAGCGAAGCGGCCCTGCGCGCGGGCCGGCCCCATCTGGGCCGGGTCAGGCTCTTTCCCCTGGCGCGGGGCGCCAGCCTGCCCGTCGGCGAGGCGGATTTTCCGGACGACGCCGCAAACCCGCTGCCGCGCTGCCACCAACTGGCCCTGCATGCGGCCAGGCAGGCGCTGGCCGGCAGCGGCCCGGCTCCGGATGCCGTGGTGCTGGGCACCACCACCGGCGGCATGCTGACAACCGAGCGGTTTCTGGCCGCCCACGAAGCACGGCCCGGGGCGAATCCGTATCACAGCCTGCACACGGTGACCGCCGCGGTGGCCGAACTGGCCGGATGCAGGGGGCCGGCGCTCACGGTGTCCACGGCCTGCTCCTCGGGGGCCCTGGCCCTGGCCCTGGCCCTGCGTCTTTTGAGAAGCGGCCGGGCCAGGCGCGTGCTGGCGGGCGGCGTGGACAGCCTCTGCCGGCTCACCTATTTTGGCTTTCATGCCCTGCAGCTGGTGGACGCGGACAGGCCCAAGCCTTTCGACCGGCGCCGCGGCGGCATGGCCGTGGCCGAGGGCGCGGCCTTTCTGCTGCTGACCAGCGGCCGGGAAGGCAGGAGCCTGGCCGAGCTGGCAGGCGCAGGCCTGTCCTGCGACGCCTTTCACGAGACCAGGCCCCATCCGGAAGGCGAAGGCGCACTGGCCGCCATGCAGGACGCCCTGGACGACGCCGGCCTGCAGCCGGAAGCCATCGATTATATCAGCCTGCACGGCACCGCAACCGTGGACAATGACCGGGCCGAGGCCCGGGCCCTGCACCGTCTCCTGGGCCCCCTGGTCCAGGGACCGCCGCTTGCCTCCATCAAGGGCGCGTGTGGCCACAGTCTGGCCGCAGCCGGCGCCCTCTCGGCCGCTGTCGGCGCCCTGGCCCTGCAGCACGGTTTTGTGCCGGCAAATACCGGCTTTGCCGAGGCAGACCCCGAACTGGCTTTCGTCCCGCAAATCGGAGCCGAGCCCCGGAGGCTGCGCGCGGCGCTTGTCAATGCCTTTGGCTTTGGCGGCAACAACGGCGCCCTGGTGCTGACAGCTCCGGAGGCCTTCCCGCCCCGTCCGGCAGACCGTCCCGGTCTGCCGCTGACCATCAGGGCCGTGGCCTGCCTCTCCGGCGCGGGCGACCTGAACGCGAGTCTGGCCCGCCTGGACAGCGGCCGGGGCTGCGCCGGGCTGGTGGATGAAAAGAGCGCCTTTATGAATTTGCCGCCCCGGCAGATTCGCCGCCTGAAACGACTGGCCCGGCTGGGTCTGGCCCTGAGTCTGGCTGCCCGGCCTGCCGCCGCCCGGACGCAGGAGGCCGCGGTCTTTTTCGGCACCGGCTGGGGCGCCCTGTCGGAAACCGCGGATTTCCTGGGCAAGCTCCAGGCCAGCCAGCAGCAGTTTGCAAGCCCTACGGACTTTGTCGGCTCGGTGCACAACGCGCCGGCCAGCCAGATTGCCCTGCTTCTGGGCGCCAGGGGCCCCAATATAACCACGAGCGGCGGCAGCCGCTCCTTTGCCGAGGCCGCCTTTGCGGCCACCCTGCTGGCCGGCCGGCATGAGGGCTGGGCCCTGCTGGCCGGTGCGGACGAGTATCATGCGCAGTGGTCGCCCATGCTGGATGCCGGAATCGACAGCAAGGCGGGCGCAGAAGGCGGCGGCGCGCTCTGGCTGGGGCATGCGGGGGATGACGCGCTGGCCCTGCTGCGCCACTGCGAACTGTATGGCGACAGCAGCGCCCTGCCCGCTTTGCTGGCGGATCTGGGCGGCGCTGCGGCGGTGCAGAACCGCGTGGGCCTGATTCTGGCCGACACGCCGGACATGGCGGCAGAGGCCCAGCTTGCCGAACTGAAGGCGCTGCTGCCAATCGTCCCGGTCTGGGCATTCCGGGAGCATCTGGGCCGCTTCGCCTCCGCTGCCGCGCTGGCAGCGGCCCTGGCCGTGGCCTTTCTCCACCGTGGTCATGCGCCGGCGCTGACCACCGGCAGCGCGCAAAACCTGCCGCTTGCCGGCAGGTCGGCACTCCTCGTGGGTTTGGGTCACACGCTGAGCGCCATGGAATTTGCCCGGCCATGA
- a CDS encoding phosphopantetheine-binding protein, which yields MEDELMEELKGKLIALLNLQDVQPEDFDPDARLVGGDLGIDSIDVLEMVVMVEKDYGVTINNQEMGQQVFASLRQLADYIRRHRVADLP from the coding sequence ATGGAAGACGAGCTGATGGAAGAACTGAAGGGCAAACTGATTGCCCTGTTGAATTTGCAGGATGTGCAGCCGGAAGATTTCGACCCGGACGCCCGGCTGGTAGGCGGCGATTTGGGCATTGACTCCATCGATGTTCTGGAGATGGTGGTCATGGTGGAAAAGGACTACGGCGTGACCATCAACAACCAGGAAATGGGGCAGCAGGTCTTTGCCAGCCTGAGGCAACTGGCCGACTACATCCGCCGGCACAGGGTGGCGGACCTGCCTTGA
- a CDS encoding B12-binding domain-containing radical SAM protein, which translates to MRVLLISPNTLTVPYPVYPLGLDYVAGSIGPEHELARFDLNCASLDELARLIADFSPEVIGLACRNIDNTEAGAPKYFLEQLHELVLWLRARCQAVIVCGGSGFTIMPEAVLAALEADFGIIGEGERFGLLVEALACGDDPAALPGVLRPNGPVRIPPPWPGLRQRRMAPLPQVAFYAQQHGGMLNLQTKRGCSFRCVYCPYPHIEGRSHRLIPPESVAQTALELEAAGARYIFITDSAFNSHPGHSRAVARAFRASGLRIPWGAFFAPLAPESGYFALMAEAGCKHVEFGTESMSGAILRNYRKPFQPADVFAAHRAARAAGLHVAHYFLLGGPGENAATVQESLTAIEELTGAAFFFFIGIRIYPGTEICEMAIQRGQITADTDLRQPVFYKNSAITRDEMEALVVRQARGRLNWLVGAGVDQVAALVARMHAKGMVGPLWEYLAR; encoded by the coding sequence ATGAGGGTTCTGCTCATCTCGCCCAACACGCTGACCGTGCCCTATCCGGTCTATCCCCTGGGGCTGGACTACGTGGCCGGTTCCATCGGCCCTGAACACGAGCTGGCGCGCTTTGATCTGAACTGCGCTTCCCTGGACGAGCTGGCCCGGCTGATCGCGGATTTCTCTCCCGAAGTCATTGGGCTGGCCTGCCGCAATATCGACAACACCGAGGCCGGAGCGCCCAAATATTTTCTGGAGCAGTTGCACGAGCTGGTCCTGTGGCTGCGGGCGCGCTGCCAGGCGGTGATCGTGTGCGGCGGCAGCGGCTTCACCATCATGCCCGAGGCCGTGCTTGCGGCCCTGGAAGCGGATTTCGGCATCATCGGCGAGGGCGAACGCTTTGGCCTCCTGGTGGAGGCCCTGGCCTGCGGCGACGACCCCGCAGCCCTGCCGGGCGTGCTGCGGCCCAACGGCCCGGTGCGGATCCCGCCGCCGTGGCCGGGTCTGCGGCAGCGCCGCATGGCCCCGCTGCCGCAGGTTGCCTTTTACGCGCAGCAGCATGGCGGCATGCTGAATCTGCAAACCAAGCGCGGCTGCTCCTTTCGCTGCGTCTACTGCCCCTACCCGCACATCGAGGGCCGCAGCCACCGGCTCATCCCCCCGGAAAGCGTGGCGCAGACAGCGCTCGAACTGGAAGCGGCCGGAGCGCGTTACATCTTCATCACCGACTCGGCCTTCAATTCCCACCCGGGTCACAGCAGGGCCGTGGCCAGGGCCTTCAGGGCAAGCGGACTGCGGATTCCCTGGGGTGCGTTCTTTGCGCCGCTTGCGCCCGAAAGCGGCTACTTCGCCCTCATGGCCGAAGCCGGCTGCAAGCACGTGGAATTCGGCACCGAGTCGATGAGCGGCGCCATCCTCAGGAACTACCGCAAGCCCTTTCAGCCGGCCGATGTTTTTGCGGCGCACCGGGCAGCCCGGGCAGCGGGCCTGCATGTGGCCCACTATTTTCTTTTGGGCGGGCCCGGAGAAAACGCGGCCACGGTGCAGGAAAGCCTGACTGCGATCGAAGAGCTGACAGGCGCGGCTTTTTTCTTTTTTATCGGCATCCGCATCTATCCGGGCACGGAAATCTGCGAAATGGCGATCCAGCGCGGGCAAATCACGGCAGACACCGATCTGAGGCAGCCGGTGTTTTACAAAAACAGCGCCATCACCCGGGATGAGATGGAAGCCCTGGTTGTGCGCCAGGCACGGGGCCGCCTGAACTGGCTGGTGGGTGCGGGCGTCGATCAGGTGGCGGCCCTGGTGGCCCGGATGCATGCCAAAGGCATGGTCGGGCCGCTCTGGGAGTATTTGGCAAGGTGA
- the fabG gene encoding 3-oxoacyl-ACP reductase FabG, with amino-acid sequence MQEETKKIALVSGASGGIGRAVSVALAAGGAFVGINYNKSRARAEETLQAVAAAGGSGALYPFDVRDAEASAAAVADLVDRHGRLDILVNNAGLIADGLFMTMSSDNWHRVIATTLDGFYNLTRPAIEQMARQKSGSVVSISSAAALVPNRGQSNYAAAKAGLNAASRSLAAEVARLGIRVNVVAPGLIATDMIQNAPKEHIKQLIPMARIGQPEEVAAVVAFLCSEAASYMTGQVLSVNGGMI; translated from the coding sequence ATGCAGGAAGAAACGAAGAAAATCGCCCTGGTCAGCGGGGCCTCGGGCGGCATCGGCCGGGCCGTCAGTGTGGCCCTGGCCGCTGGCGGCGCCTTTGTGGGCATCAACTACAACAAGAGCCGCGCCCGTGCCGAAGAGACGCTTCAGGCGGTTGCAGCGGCCGGCGGCAGCGGTGCGCTCTACCCCTTTGACGTGCGCGACGCCGAAGCCTCCGCCGCAGCCGTTGCCGATCTCGTCGACCGGCACGGCCGGCTCGACATTCTGGTCAACAATGCGGGCCTGATTGCGGATGGGCTCTTCATGACCATGTCCTCCGACAACTGGCACCGGGTCATTGCCACCACCCTGGACGGCTTTTATAACCTGACCCGGCCCGCCATCGAGCAGATGGCCCGGCAGAAGTCGGGTTCCGTGGTGTCGATTTCCTCGGCCGCCGCGCTGGTGCCCAATCGCGGCCAGAGCAACTATGCCGCGGCCAAGGCCGGGCTGAACGCGGCCAGCCGCTCGCTGGCCGCCGAGGTGGCGCGGCTGGGCATCCGCGTCAACGTGGTCGCGCCCGGGCTCATTGCAACCGACATGATCCAGAACGCGCCCAAGGAACACATCAAACAGCTCATTCCCATGGCCCGCATAGGCCAGCCGGAAGAGGTGGCCGCCGTGGTGGCCTTCCTCTGCTCCGAGGCCGCTTCCTACATGACCGGGCAGGTGCTTTCCGTGAATGGGGGCATGATATGA
- a CDS encoding outer membrane lipoprotein carrier protein LolA, with amino-acid sequence MKAALFPLLFLLGIVGAAPLGAAQAPQEAPKVSLRSVQANFFQEKHLKILAQPISARGVFAFQAPRSLRWEYLYPLHTLLLVHGSDIRKLVDHDGKLVEEKGASLDAMNLALEEITNWLAGRFTENPAFSAEFPDRKRIILRPREKGLAAIISSIELHLSGSEGLLDSVIINEGQDAYTKITFSDAVLNRQLDEHLFTRP; translated from the coding sequence ATGAAGGCAGCGCTTTTCCCGCTGCTCTTCCTGCTGGGCATCGTGGGCGCGGCTCCGCTTGGCGCGGCCCAGGCCCCGCAGGAAGCGCCGAAAGTCTCGCTGCGCTCGGTACAGGCGAATTTTTTTCAGGAAAAACACCTGAAGATTCTGGCCCAGCCGATCTCGGCCCGCGGCGTTTTTGCCTTCCAGGCCCCGCGCTCCCTCAGGTGGGAATACCTCTATCCCCTGCACACCCTGCTCTTGGTGCACGGCAGCGACATCAGAAAGCTGGTGGACCACGATGGCAAGCTGGTCGAAGAGAAAGGCGCCTCCCTGGATGCGATGAATCTGGCCCTGGAGGAAATCACCAACTGGCTGGCCGGCCGTTTCACCGAGAACCCGGCCTTCAGCGCCGAATTTCCTGACCGGAAACGCATCATCCTGCGGCCCCGGGAAAAGGGCCTGGCCGCGATTATCAGCAGTATCGAGCTGCACCTTTCCGGCAGCGAGGGGCTGCTCGACTCCGTGATTATCAACGAGGGCCAGGACGCCTACACCAAAATCACCTTTTCGGACGCCGTGCTGAACCGTCAGCTCGACGAACATCTGTTCACCAGACCATGA